A genomic window from Cinclus cinclus chromosome 5, bCinCin1.1, whole genome shotgun sequence includes:
- the COMMD8 gene encoding COMM domain-containing protein 8 isoform X1 encodes MWRLLEKVPAGRALEFLHKVVDGICGRAYPRYQDYGNIWSLSEWMEVLEETMTYFKTAVGKNMSDEEAAQQIIELNSDYQEAITKCLKGRKEEIRNALVENVHGISSAQLQDFDWQLKLALSSDKISMLQMPLLNLDLDVRENGGIKPISIEMNKEELQNLINALEAANKVTFTDLIFCS; translated from the exons TTCCTTCATAAGGTAGTTGATGGCATCTGTGGCCGTGCGTATCCTCGGTACCAGGATTATGGTAACATTTGGAGCTTGTCAGAGTGGATGGAGGTTTTGGAAGAAACTATGACGTATTTCAAAACTGCAGTTGGCAAAAATATGTCTGATGAAGAG gcTGCTCAGCAGATAATTGAGTTAAATTCAGACTATCAAGAAGCAATCACAAAATGTCTGAAAGgtagaaaggaagaaatcagGAATGCCCTAGTAGAAAATGTACATGGAATCTCTTCTGCCCAGCTGCAGGATTTTGACTGGCAGTTAAAG CTTGCTCTCTCCAGTGATAAGATCTCCATGCTGCAGATGCCACTCCTCAATCTTGATTTGGATGTGAGAGAAAATGGTGGAATTAAACCAATTTCTATAGAGATGAATAAGGAAGAGTTGCAGAACCTAATAAATGCACTGGAAGCTGCTAATAAGGTAACTTTTACTGATTTAATCTTTTGTTCCTGA
- the COMMD8 gene encoding COMM domain-containing protein 8 isoform X2: MWRLLEKVPAGRALEFLHKVVDGICGRAYPRYQDYGNIWSLSEWMEVLEETMTYFKTAVGKNMSDEEAAQQIIELNSDYQEAITKCLKGRKEEIRNALVENVHGISSAQLQDFDWQLKLALSSDKISMLQMPLLNLDLDVRENGGIKPISIEMNKEELQNLINALEAANKVVLQLK; the protein is encoded by the exons TTCCTTCATAAGGTAGTTGATGGCATCTGTGGCCGTGCGTATCCTCGGTACCAGGATTATGGTAACATTTGGAGCTTGTCAGAGTGGATGGAGGTTTTGGAAGAAACTATGACGTATTTCAAAACTGCAGTTGGCAAAAATATGTCTGATGAAGAG gcTGCTCAGCAGATAATTGAGTTAAATTCAGACTATCAAGAAGCAATCACAAAATGTCTGAAAGgtagaaaggaagaaatcagGAATGCCCTAGTAGAAAATGTACATGGAATCTCTTCTGCCCAGCTGCAGGATTTTGACTGGCAGTTAAAG CTTGCTCTCTCCAGTGATAAGATCTCCATGCTGCAGATGCCACTCCTCAATCTTGATTTGGATGTGAGAGAAAATGGTGGAATTAAACCAATTTCTATAGAGATGAATAAGGAAGAGTTGCAGAACCTAATAAATGCACTGGAAGCTGCTAATAAG GTTGTCTTACAACTGAAATGA